Proteins encoded within one genomic window of Bradyrhizobium sp. CB1717:
- the hpxZ gene encoding oxalurate catabolism protein HpxZ, whose protein sequence is MEIDLPEVIAEVKAAFERYEQALVSNDVAVLGELFRNDPRTLRYGIGENLYGYEAISGFRAGRSPVGLNRRTAKTVITSYGRDAAVASTLFYRDTAPGKVGRQMQTWIRFPEGWRVVAAHVSIIDEPKET, encoded by the coding sequence ATGGAGATCGATCTCCCCGAGGTGATCGCGGAAGTCAAAGCCGCGTTCGAGCGCTATGAGCAGGCCCTCGTCAGCAACGACGTCGCCGTGCTGGGCGAACTGTTCCGCAACGACCCTCGCACGCTGCGCTACGGCATCGGCGAGAACCTCTATGGCTACGAGGCGATCTCCGGCTTCCGCGCCGGCCGTTCGCCGGTCGGACTGAACCGCCGGACCGCGAAAACCGTCATCACCAGCTATGGCCGCGACGCGGCCGTTGCCTCCACCTTGTTCTATCGCGACACGGCGCCCGGCAAGGTCGGCCGGCAGATGCAGACGTGGATTCGTTTCCCGGAGGGCTGGCGTGTCGTCGCTGCCCATGTCAGCATCATCGACGAGCCGAAAGAGACCTGA
- a CDS encoding AtzE family amidohydrolase: MTAKPEMNAADIAKAVAGGQLSALAATEAALARIKQHDTILNAFTDVTAERARAKARAIDADIAAGKKVGPLAGVPFAVKNLFDVAGLSTRAGSKINRDLAPAKRDATLIERMEAAGAVLVGALNMGEYAYDFTGENIHDGSSRNPHDTTRMSGGSSGGSGSAVGGALVPIALGSDTNGSIRVPSSFCGIFGLKPTYGRLSRARSFPFVASLDHLGPFARSVTDLALAYDVMQGPDADDGACTTRGLEPTLPLLANPISDLRIAIAGGHFQKNVFPEAVEAVSRVAKALGATQIVDVPEASRARAAAYVITTTEGASLHLDRLRKRPNDFDPAVRDRLIAGAMVPAPMVDRAQKFRRWYRAQLAEIFRSVDVLLAPATPCTAPKLGQVNFNLDGVELPVRANIGIHTQPISFIGLPVVAVPVPLEPLPIGVQIIAAPWREDIALRVAYALEQMGVVSAPAPRGF, translated from the coding sequence ATGACCGCCAAGCCAGAGATGAATGCGGCCGACATCGCGAAAGCGGTGGCCGGCGGCCAATTGTCCGCGCTCGCCGCCACCGAAGCCGCGCTCGCGCGCATCAAGCAGCACGATACCATCCTCAATGCCTTCACCGACGTCACCGCCGAGCGCGCCCGTGCCAAAGCGCGCGCGATCGACGCGGACATCGCCGCGGGCAAGAAGGTTGGGCCCCTCGCCGGCGTGCCCTTCGCGGTGAAGAACCTCTTTGACGTCGCTGGCCTCTCGACGCGCGCAGGCTCGAAGATCAACCGTGACCTCGCGCCGGCCAAGCGCGATGCGACTTTGATTGAACGCATGGAAGCCGCCGGCGCCGTCCTCGTCGGCGCGCTCAACATGGGCGAATACGCCTACGACTTCACCGGCGAGAACATCCATGACGGCTCCTCGCGCAATCCGCATGACACCACGCGGATGAGCGGCGGCTCCTCCGGCGGCTCGGGCAGCGCCGTCGGCGGCGCGCTGGTGCCGATTGCGCTCGGCTCCGACACCAACGGCTCGATCCGCGTGCCGTCCTCCTTCTGCGGCATCTTTGGCCTGAAGCCGACCTATGGCCGGCTGTCGCGGGCGCGCTCGTTTCCGTTCGTGGCGAGCCTCGATCATCTCGGCCCGTTCGCGCGCTCCGTCACCGATCTCGCGCTCGCCTATGACGTGATGCAGGGGCCCGATGCGGATGACGGCGCCTGCACCACGCGCGGGCTGGAGCCAACGCTGCCGCTGCTCGCCAACCCGATCTCGGATTTGCGCATCGCGATCGCCGGCGGTCACTTCCAGAAGAACGTGTTTCCGGAGGCCGTCGAAGCCGTCAGCCGCGTCGCCAAGGCGCTTGGCGCAACGCAAATCGTCGATGTTCCTGAAGCCTCGCGCGCCCGCGCGGCGGCCTATGTCATCACCACCACCGAAGGCGCCTCGCTGCATCTCGACCGCCTGCGCAAGCGCCCGAACGATTTCGATCCGGCCGTGCGCGACCGGTTGATCGCGGGAGCGATGGTGCCGGCGCCGATGGTTGATCGCGCGCAAAAATTCCGCCGCTGGTATCGCGCCCAACTCGCCGAGATATTCAGATCGGTCGATGTTCTGCTCGCACCCGCAACGCCCTGCACCGCGCCAAAACTCGGCCAGGTCAATTTCAATCTCGACGGCGTCGAGTTGCCGGTGCGCGCCAATATCGGCATTCACACCCAGCCGATCTCCTTCATCGGCCTGCCCGTGGTCGCCGTCCCGGTGCCGCTCGAGCCGCTGCCGATCGGTGTGCAGATCATCGCCGCGCCCTGGCGCGAGGACATTGCGCTGCGTGTCGCATACGCCCTGGAACAGATGGGCGTCGTATCCGCGCCCGCGCCGAGAGGATTCTGA
- a CDS encoding DUF4089 domain-containing protein, with translation MAEPLDDYIDAVSKALALPVEEAFRPAVRANLEVSLRLARLVDEFALPDETEPAPIFTA, from the coding sequence ATGGCCGAGCCGCTGGACGACTATATCGACGCCGTATCGAAAGCGCTGGCGCTGCCGGTCGAGGAGGCCTTCAGGCCGGCGGTCCGCGCCAATCTCGAAGTGTCGCTGCGGCTCGCCCGCCTCGTCGATGAATTCGCGCTGCCGGACGAGACCGAGCCGGCGCCGATCTTCACCGCCTGA
- a CDS encoding ABC transporter ATP-binding protein — MTAQPLLDVQDLTVEFTTRRGIVKAVQHVNISVAKGETLAIVGESGSGKSVTSYAVMRILDRAGRIAEGSVMFSGIDVKAATEDQMRDLRGREVSMIFQNPRAALNPIRKVGDQIEDVLRTHVQQARVTDGGEKAIEALEQVKIARPRERYHAYPFELSGGMCQRVVIALALACNPQLLIADEPTTGLDVTTQKAVMDLIVELTKRRAMSTILITHDLGLAAAYCDRVVVMEKGRVVETAKAADIFANPQHPYTKKLMRATPRLGVSLRDLLPEEEGATSPASVAAEPDQQASQSEGKSDQPLLLIDKLVKEYPRQGATAVLGKLFSRKPPVEPDVFRAVDGISFSIGHGESVGLVGESGCGKSTTSMMVMRLLDQTSGLIQFDGEDISGILPSAFARLPQRSRIQMVFQDPTDSLNPRFTAARAIADPIMQLGDIRGRDALRARCEELATMVGLPHNLLDRFPHQLSGGQKARVGIARAIALHPKLVILDEPTAALDVSVQAVVLNLLQDLKASLGMSYLFVSHDLNVVRLLCDRVIVMRTGRIVEEGSSEQVLSDPQDDYTKELLTAIPHPPLAVH; from the coding sequence ATGACCGCCCAGCCCCTGCTCGACGTCCAGGATCTCACGGTCGAATTCACCACCCGCCGCGGCATCGTGAAGGCGGTGCAGCACGTCAACATCTCCGTCGCCAAGGGCGAGACGCTGGCCATCGTCGGCGAATCCGGCTCCGGCAAGTCGGTGACCTCCTACGCGGTGATGCGCATCCTCGACCGGGCGGGGCGGATCGCCGAGGGCTCGGTGATGTTCTCCGGCATCGACGTCAAGGCGGCGACCGAAGACCAGATGCGCGATTTGCGCGGCCGCGAAGTCTCGATGATTTTCCAGAACCCGCGCGCGGCGCTGAACCCGATCCGGAAGGTCGGCGACCAGATCGAGGACGTCTTGCGCACCCATGTGCAGCAGGCCCGGGTCACAGATGGCGGCGAGAAAGCGATCGAGGCGCTGGAGCAGGTCAAGATCGCCCGCCCGCGCGAGCGCTACCACGCCTATCCGTTCGAGCTCTCGGGCGGCATGTGCCAGCGCGTCGTCATCGCGCTCGCGCTCGCCTGCAATCCACAGCTGCTGATCGCGGACGAGCCAACGACGGGATTGGACGTCACCACGCAGAAGGCGGTGATGGACCTGATCGTCGAACTCACAAAACGCCGTGCGATGTCGACCATCCTGATCACGCACGATCTCGGCCTCGCCGCCGCCTATTGCGACCGCGTCGTGGTGATGGAGAAGGGCCGCGTGGTCGAGACCGCCAAGGCCGCCGACATCTTCGCGAACCCGCAGCACCCCTACACCAAGAAGCTGATGCGCGCGACGCCGCGGCTCGGCGTGTCGCTGAGAGATTTGCTGCCGGAGGAGGAGGGCGCAACCTCACCTGCCTCCGTTGCCGCCGAGCCTGACCAGCAAGCTTCTCAAAGCGAAGGGAAGAGCGACCAGCCCCTTCTCCTCATCGACAAGCTCGTCAAGGAATACCCCCGCCAGGGCGCCACCGCCGTGCTCGGAAAATTGTTCAGCCGCAAGCCGCCGGTCGAGCCGGACGTGTTCCGTGCCGTCGACGGCATCAGCTTCTCGATCGGTCATGGCGAGAGCGTCGGCTTGGTCGGCGAATCCGGCTGCGGCAAATCGACCACGTCGATGATGGTGATGCGGCTCTTGGACCAGACCTCCGGCCTGATCCAGTTCGACGGCGAGGACATCAGCGGCATCTTGCCATCAGCTTTTGCCCGGCTGCCGCAGCGTAGCCGCATCCAGATGGTGTTCCAGGATCCGACCGACAGCCTCAACCCGCGCTTCACCGCCGCGCGCGCCATCGCCGACCCGATCATGCAGCTAGGCGACATCAGGGGACGCGACGCGCTGCGCGCCCGCTGCGAGGAACTGGCGACAATGGTCGGCCTGCCGCACAATCTGCTCGACCGCTTCCCGCACCAGCTCTCCGGCGGCCAGAAGGCCCGCGTCGGCATCGCCCGCGCCATTGCCCTGCATCCAAAGCTCGTCATCCTGGACGAGCCGACGGCGGCGCTGGACGTCTCGGTCCAGGCCGTGGTTCTCAACCTGCTGCAGGACCTCAAGGCCTCACTAGGTATGAGCTATCTGTTCGTCTCGCATGATTTGAATGTGGTGCGCTTGTTGTGCGATCGTGTCATTGTGATGCGGACGGGGCGGATCGTCGAGGAAGGCTCTTCCGAGCAGGTCCTCAGCGATCCCCAGGACGACTACACCAAGGAGCTGCTGACGGCGATCCCGCATCCGCCGTTGGCGGTACACTGA
- a CDS encoding ABC transporter permease, with product MSSVAPAVEPVGPARTSGLVAVLEQTRYVLSENKVTGFAFALLIVILIAAIFGPYVVPYDPLASDTAAALKPPSAAHWFGTDQLGRDIFSRVVVATRLDTFIAIASVVLVFLMGGLAGIAAGYFGGWTDRIVGRIADTIMAFPLFVLAMGIVAALGNTVQNIILATAIVNFPLYARVARAEANVRRNAGFVQAARLSGNGEFRILLVHILPNIMPIMIVQMSLTMGYAILNAAGLSFIGLGVRPPTAEWGIMVAEGAGFMVSGEWWIALFPGLALMIAVFCFNLLGDGLRDIVDPQRRT from the coding sequence ATGAGCTCCGTTGCGCCTGCTGTTGAACCGGTCGGTCCCGCGCGGACCTCGGGACTCGTCGCAGTCCTTGAGCAGACCCGTTATGTGCTCAGCGAGAACAAGGTCACGGGCTTCGCCTTCGCATTGCTGATCGTGATCCTGATCGCCGCGATCTTCGGCCCCTATGTGGTTCCCTATGATCCGCTGGCCTCCGACACGGCCGCTGCACTGAAACCGCCGTCCGCGGCGCACTGGTTCGGCACCGACCAATTGGGGCGCGACATCTTCAGCCGCGTCGTCGTGGCGACGCGGCTCGATACGTTCATCGCGATCGCTTCGGTCGTGCTCGTGTTCCTGATGGGCGGCCTTGCCGGCATCGCGGCCGGCTATTTCGGCGGCTGGACCGACCGCATCGTCGGCCGCATCGCCGACACCATCATGGCGTTCCCGCTGTTCGTGCTGGCCATGGGCATCGTCGCCGCGCTTGGCAACACCGTGCAGAACATTATCCTCGCCACCGCCATCGTGAATTTCCCGCTTTACGCGCGCGTCGCGCGCGCAGAGGCCAATGTCCGCCGCAATGCCGGCTTCGTGCAGGCCGCGCGGCTGTCAGGCAACGGCGAATTCCGTATCCTGCTGGTGCACATCCTGCCCAACATCATGCCGATCATGATCGTGCAGATGTCGCTGACCATGGGCTACGCCATCCTCAATGCCGCGGGCCTCTCCTTCATCGGCCTCGGCGTCCGCCCGCCGACCGCGGAATGGGGCATCATGGTCGCCGAAGGCGCGGGCTTCATGGTCTCAGGCGAATGGTGGATCGCGCTGTTCCCCGGCCTTGCGCTGATGATCGCCGTGTTCTGCTTCAACCTCCTCGGCGACGGCCTGCGCGACATCGTCGACCCCCAGCGGAGGACGTGA
- a CDS encoding ABC transporter permease translates to MLTMIGKRLMFAIPSLIGVVIVTFLLTRALPGDPAAYFAGPAATKEAVEQIRKKLGLDRPLIEQFFRYTNDLAHGDFGNSLTTGQPVAAEIRNRLPASAELTLLGLIVSIVIAIPLGVLAATRPGSWIDHLCRVTTTAGVSLPVFFTGLVLVYVFYFRLGWSPAPLGRLDVFYSAPPTVTGFYLIDTLIARDLEAFRSALSQLILPATTLAIFSLAPIARMTRASMLAVLASEFVRTARASGLSPATVIVTYAFRNAMLPVITTLSMVFSFLLGANVLVEKVFAWPGIGSYAVEALISSDFAPVQGFVLTMAVMYVLLNLVIDILYGVIDPRVRLEG, encoded by the coding sequence ATGCTGACCATGATCGGCAAGCGCCTGATGTTCGCGATTCCCTCGCTGATCGGCGTCGTCATCGTCACCTTCCTGCTGACGCGCGCGCTGCCTGGTGATCCCGCCGCGTACTTCGCCGGCCCTGCGGCGACGAAGGAAGCCGTCGAGCAGATCCGGAAAAAACTCGGTCTCGACCGGCCGCTGATCGAGCAGTTCTTCCGCTACACCAACGACCTCGCCCATGGCGATTTCGGCAACTCGCTGACCACGGGCCAGCCGGTGGCAGCCGAGATCCGCAACCGCCTGCCGGCCTCCGCCGAACTGACACTGCTCGGCCTCATCGTCTCGATCGTCATCGCCATTCCGCTCGGTGTGCTGGCGGCGACACGACCGGGATCATGGATCGATCATCTCTGTCGTGTCACGACGACAGCCGGCGTCTCGCTGCCGGTGTTCTTCACCGGCCTCGTGCTGGTCTATGTCTTTTATTTCCGGCTCGGCTGGTCGCCCGCGCCGCTCGGCCGGCTCGACGTGTTCTACAGCGCGCCGCCGACCGTGACCGGCTTCTATCTGATCGACACCTTGATCGCGCGCGACCTCGAGGCGTTCCGCTCGGCGCTGAGCCAGCTCATCCTGCCGGCGACGACGCTGGCGATCTTCTCCCTGGCGCCGATCGCGCGCATGACGCGCGCCTCGATGCTGGCGGTGCTCGCATCCGAATTCGTCCGCACCGCGCGCGCCAGCGGCCTGTCGCCGGCGACCGTCATCGTCACCTACGCCTTCCGCAACGCGATGCTCCCCGTCATCACCACGCTCAGCATGGTGTTCTCGTTCCTGCTCGGCGCCAACGTGCTGGTCGAGAAAGTATTCGCCTGGCCCGGCATCGGCTCCTACGCGGTGGAAGCGCTGATCTCCTCGGACTTCGCGCCGGTGCAGGGTTTCGTGCTGACCATGGCGGTCATGTACGTGCTGCTCAATCTCGTGATCGATATTTTGTACGGCGTGATCGATCCGCGCGTCAGGTTGGAAGGCTAG
- a CDS encoding ABC transporter substrate-binding protein, translating into MKRRDFLKSVSGLAAGAALPAMPSVISSARADARSETLLIVSEGGPNNLDIHGVGTNVPGYEVSWNCYDRLISHEMKSGPGGVPYYDRDKFKGELAEDFKIDDMSVTFKLKKNAKFHDGAPVTAKDVKWSLDRAVSVGGFPTFQMSAGSLTKPEQFVVVDDATVRVDFAKKDRLTIPDLAVIVPCIVNSELVKKNASEKDPWGLEFTKQQTAGSGAYKVTKWTAGTEVIMERNEDWVGGPLPKIKRVIWRMVPQAGNRRALLERGDADISYELPFKDFQEMKANGKLNVVSLPFSNGIQYIGMNVTKPPFDNVKVRQAIAYALPYQKIMDAVLFGLGNPMFGAPKDKATEVAWPQPHKYNTDIEKAKALLTEAGYANGFETTISFDLNFAGVNEPLCVLVQESLAQLGIKTTINKVPGANWRTELNKKEMPLFTNVFSGWLDYPEYFFYWCYHGNNSVFNTMSYKSAEMDKFIDGARTAAAIGDTATYDTDVKGFVDLAYADVPRIPLYQPFVNVAMQKNISGYQYWFHRRLDYRAMAKG; encoded by the coding sequence ATGAAGCGCCGCGATTTCCTCAAGTCCGTTTCCGGATTGGCCGCTGGCGCGGCGCTTCCGGCCATGCCGTCCGTGATCTCCTCCGCCAGGGCCGATGCGCGCTCGGAGACGCTGCTGATCGTCTCGGAAGGCGGCCCCAACAATCTCGACATCCATGGCGTCGGCACCAACGTGCCCGGCTATGAGGTGTCCTGGAATTGCTACGACCGGCTGATCAGCCACGAGATGAAGAGCGGACCCGGCGGCGTGCCCTATTACGACCGCGACAAGTTCAAGGGCGAACTCGCCGAGGATTTCAAGATCGACGACATGTCGGTCACCTTCAAGCTGAAGAAGAACGCCAAATTCCACGACGGCGCGCCCGTGACCGCCAAGGACGTGAAATGGTCGCTCGACCGCGCCGTCAGCGTCGGCGGCTTCCCGACCTTCCAGATGAGCGCGGGCTCGCTCACGAAACCCGAGCAGTTCGTCGTGGTCGACGATGCCACCGTGCGCGTCGACTTTGCCAAGAAGGACCGCCTGACGATTCCCGATCTTGCCGTGATCGTGCCCTGCATCGTCAATTCCGAGCTGGTGAAGAAGAACGCCAGCGAGAAGGATCCCTGGGGTCTCGAGTTTACAAAACAGCAGACCGCGGGCTCCGGCGCCTACAAGGTGACGAAGTGGACGGCCGGCACCGAAGTGATCATGGAGCGCAACGAGGACTGGGTCGGCGGTCCGCTGCCCAAGATCAAGCGAGTGATCTGGCGCATGGTGCCGCAGGCCGGCAACCGCCGCGCGCTCTTGGAGCGCGGCGATGCCGACATCTCCTATGAGCTGCCGTTCAAGGATTTCCAGGAGATGAAGGCGAACGGCAAGCTCAACGTCGTGTCGCTGCCGTTCTCCAACGGCATCCAGTATATCGGCATGAACGTCACCAAGCCGCCGTTCGACAACGTCAAGGTGCGGCAGGCCATCGCCTATGCGCTGCCGTACCAGAAGATCATGGACGCCGTGCTGTTCGGCCTCGGCAATCCCATGTTCGGCGCGCCTAAGGACAAGGCCACCGAGGTCGCCTGGCCGCAGCCGCACAAGTACAACACCGACATCGAGAAGGCGAAGGCGCTGCTCACTGAAGCCGGCTACGCCAACGGCTTCGAGACCACGATCTCGTTCGACCTCAACTTCGCCGGCGTCAACGAGCCGCTCTGCGTGCTGGTGCAGGAGAGCCTCGCCCAGCTCGGCATCAAGACCACCATCAACAAGGTGCCTGGCGCCAATTGGCGCACCGAGCTCAACAAGAAGGAGATGCCGCTCTTCACCAACGTGTTCTCGGGCTGGCTCGATTACCCCGAGTACTTCTTCTACTGGTGCTATCACGGCAACAATTCCGTCTTCAACACCATGAGCTACAAGTCGGCGGAGATGGACAAGTTCATCGACGGCGCGCGCACCGCCGCGGCCATCGGCGACACCGCGACCTACGACACCGACGTGAAGGGTTTTGTCGACCTCGCCTACGCCGACGTGCCGCGCATCCCGCTCTACCAGCCCTTCGTCAACGTCGCGATGCAGAAGAACATCAGCGGCTACCAATACTGGTTCCACCGCAGGCTCGACTATCGCGCGATGGCGAAGGGGTGA
- a CDS encoding phosphotransferase, with protein MTKGPSQELPAFTDAESFRVFRSNPSQWLGIALDIARGHGLDVGAPHVFATGTNLVVGLGELLILKIFPPLLRAQFLSERGSLTQLAGRLSLRIPEIVAEGVRDGWPYLVITRLAGTLGSEAWPHLPEEQKERVLRQIGETIASVQRAPLGPLAHIEPRWDDFMRAQMRGCRARHERLGLAPKFLEGLDDLLRDAAALIPMDAPPVILTGEYIPENFLLACDDGIWSLKGLFDFGDVRAGWRDYDLLGPGAFMAAGRPGRVKSLLEGFGYATLDYALKRRLMALMLLHQASDLNAHICIEGWQERANDLVELQDLIWAG; from the coding sequence ATGACCAAAGGTCCGTCGCAGGAGCTGCCGGCTTTCACCGATGCCGAAAGCTTTCGCGTCTTTCGCTCCAATCCTTCGCAATGGCTGGGAATCGCGCTCGACATCGCGCGCGGCCACGGTCTCGACGTCGGCGCGCCGCACGTCTTTGCGACCGGGACCAATCTCGTGGTCGGCCTCGGTGAGCTCCTGATCCTGAAGATCTTCCCGCCGCTGCTCCGCGCCCAATTCCTCTCCGAGCGCGGCTCGCTGACGCAGCTCGCCGGCCGGCTGTCCTTGCGGATCCCCGAGATCGTCGCGGAAGGGGTGCGTGACGGCTGGCCCTATCTCGTCATCACCCGCCTTGCCGGCACGCTCGGCTCGGAAGCCTGGCCACACCTGCCGGAGGAGCAGAAGGAGCGCGTGCTGCGCCAGATCGGCGAGACCATCGCATCGGTGCAGCGCGCCCCGCTCGGACCGCTCGCACATATCGAGCCGCGCTGGGACGACTTCATGCGCGCCCAGATGCGGGGCTGCCGCGCCAGGCACGAGCGCCTCGGCCTTGCGCCGAAATTCCTCGAAGGCCTCGACGATCTCCTGCGCGATGCGGCCGCGCTGATTCCGATGGACGCGCCGCCGGTGATCCTGACCGGCGAATATATCCCTGAGAATTTCCTGCTCGCCTGCGATGACGGCATATGGTCGCTCAAAGGCCTGTTCGACTTCGGCGACGTGCGCGCGGGATGGCGAGACTACGACCTGCTCGGCCCCGGCGCCTTCATGGCGGCGGGCCGGCCGGGGAGGGTGAAGAGCCTGCTCGAAGGTTTCGGCTATGCGACGCTGGACTATGCGCTGAAGCGCCGCCTGATGGCCCTGATGCTGCTTCACCAGGCGAGCGACCTCAATGCGCACATCTGCATCGAGGGCTGGCAGGAGAGGGCGAATGATCTGGTTGAGCTGCAGGACTTGATCTGGGCGGGGTGA
- the ugpB gene encoding sn-glycerol-3-phosphate ABC transporter substrate-binding protein UgpB: MQILAVFASVALAAPARAATDIALWHAMSGELGRQLDKLAADFNASQPDYRIVPAYKGSYTETVTAAIFAFRSRSQPAIVQVNEVATATMTAAKGAIYPVFSLMRDQGEPFSLNDYLPAVSGYYTDAAGNLLSFPFNSSTPILYYNKTMFRDAGLDPEAPPKTWPELGAAAKRLRDRGAPCGFTTSWPSWIHVENFSAFHNLPLATRTNGFAGLDAELTINNPVIVKHVAQLAEWQKSKLFDYGGRGQSAEPRFQNGECGMFIGSSATRADIKANSKFEIGYGMMPYWPDVKDAPQNSIIGGATLWVLRDRPREEYKGVARFFAYLSQPGVQAAWHQNTGYLPVTRAAFELTRAQGFYQRNPGSAISFEEITLHPPTENSKGIRLGSFVLIRGVIEDELEQAFTGQKSAQAALDSAVERGNKLLRQFERASPER, encoded by the coding sequence TTGCAGATCCTCGCCGTCTTCGCTTCTGTCGCGCTGGCCGCGCCCGCGCGCGCCGCCACCGACATCGCGCTGTGGCACGCCATGTCCGGCGAGCTCGGCCGGCAACTGGACAAGCTCGCCGCCGACTTCAACGCCTCGCAGCCGGATTACCGCATCGTGCCGGCTTACAAGGGCAGCTACACCGAGACGGTGACGGCCGCGATCTTCGCCTTCCGCTCGCGCAGCCAGCCCGCCATCGTCCAGGTCAACGAGGTGGCCACCGCCACCATGACCGCGGCGAAGGGCGCCATCTATCCGGTGTTCAGCCTGATGCGGGACCAGGGCGAGCCGTTCTCGCTCAACGACTACCTTCCCGCGGTCTCCGGCTACTACACCGACGCGGCCGGCAATCTCTTGTCGTTCCCGTTCAATTCCTCGACGCCGATCCTGTACTACAACAAGACCATGTTCCGCGACGCCGGCCTCGATCCGGAGGCGCCGCCGAAGACCTGGCCCGAGCTCGGCGCCGCCGCCAAACGCCTGCGCGACCGCGGTGCGCCTTGCGGCTTCACCACCTCCTGGCCATCCTGGATCCACGTCGAGAATTTTTCCGCCTTCCACAACCTGCCGCTCGCGACCCGTACCAACGGCTTTGCCGGCCTCGATGCCGAGCTGACCATCAACAATCCCGTTATCGTCAAGCACGTCGCCCAGCTCGCCGAGTGGCAGAAGAGCAAGCTGTTCGACTATGGCGGCCGCGGCCAGTCCGCCGAGCCGCGCTTCCAGAACGGCGAATGCGGCATGTTCATCGGCTCCTCGGCGACGCGCGCCGACATCAAGGCGAATTCGAAATTCGAGATCGGCTACGGCATGATGCCGTACTGGCCGGACGTGAAGGATGCGCCGCAGAACTCGATCATCGGCGGCGCCACGCTGTGGGTGCTGCGCGACCGGCCGCGCGAGGAATACAAGGGCGTGGCGCGATTCTTCGCCTATCTGTCTCAGCCCGGCGTGCAGGCCGCCTGGCACCAGAACACCGGCTATTTGCCTGTTACCCGCGCCGCCTTCGAGCTGACGCGGGCGCAGGGCTTCTACCAGCGCAATCCGGGCTCGGCGATCTCGTTTGAGGAGATCACGCTGCATCCGCCGACGGAGAACTCGAAGGGCATCCGGCTCGGCTCCTTCGTCCTGATCCGCGGCGTGATCGAGGACGAGCTGGAGCAGGCCTTTACCGGCCAGAAGAGCGCGCAGGCCGCGCTCGATTCCGCGGTCGAGCGCGGCAACAAGCTGCTGCGCCAGTTCGAGCGCGCCAGCCCGGAGCGATAG
- a CDS encoding TRAP transporter substrate-binding protein: protein MPVLSRAELSRTGVVFVALLLALCATDAIAREFRAADTQTEDYPTVQALRYMGALIAERTGGRHEVKVFHSRQLGEEKETIEQTRAGAIDLNRTNVALIGNFVPAMNVLAMPFLFRSIEHMQKVLDGPIGGEILNSFEPYGFVGLCFYDSGARSIYNGVRPIRSIEDLRGLRIRVQQSELMSQMIRSLGAEPVEMPYGQVLTGLANHLIDGAENNWPSFVTTDHYKHAGHYTLTEHTMSPEVLVISLKAWRSLSAEDQTIFREAAQRSSRFMREKWRDLEEQSQRKAQAAGVSIVRDIDRKPFEDAMAAIYTRAARDPAAAALLERIRKVE, encoded by the coding sequence GTGCCAGTGTTGAGCCGTGCCGAACTCTCGCGGACCGGGGTGGTTTTCGTCGCGCTTTTGCTCGCGCTCTGCGCGACGGACGCCATTGCGCGCGAATTCCGCGCCGCCGACACCCAGACCGAGGATTACCCGACCGTGCAGGCGCTGCGCTACATGGGCGCCCTGATCGCCGAGCGCACCGGCGGCCGGCACGAGGTCAAGGTGTTCCACTCCCGCCAGCTCGGCGAGGAGAAGGAGACCATCGAGCAGACCCGGGCCGGCGCGATCGACCTCAACCGGACCAATGTCGCCCTGATCGGCAATTTCGTTCCGGCCATGAACGTGCTCGCCATGCCGTTCCTGTTCCGGTCCATCGAGCACATGCAGAAGGTGCTGGACGGGCCGATCGGCGGCGAGATCCTGAACAGTTTCGAGCCCTACGGCTTCGTCGGGCTCTGCTTCTACGATTCCGGGGCGCGGTCGATCTACAACGGTGTCCGCCCTATCAGGAGCATCGAAGACCTCCGGGGCCTGCGGATCCGGGTGCAGCAGTCGGAGTTGATGAGCCAGATGATCCGCTCGCTCGGCGCCGAACCGGTCGAGATGCCCTACGGGCAGGTGCTCACCGGGCTTGCCAACCACCTGATCGACGGCGCCGAGAACAACTGGCCATCCTTCGTGACGACCGACCATTACAAACATGCCGGGCACTACACGCTGACCGAGCACACGATGAGCCCCGAGGTGCTGGTGATCTCGCTGAAGGCCTGGCGGAGCCTCTCGGCGGAGGACCAGACCATCTTCAGGGAGGCCGCGCAGCGCTCCAGCCGGTTCATGCGCGAGAAGTGGCGCGACCTCGAGGAGCAGTCGCAGCGCAAGGCGCAAGCTGCCGGCGTCAGCATCGTCAGGGATATCGACCGCAAGCCGTTCGAGGATGCCATGGCCGCGATCTACACCAGGGCCGCCCGGGACCCCGCCGCGGCGGCATTGCTCGAACGCATTCGCAAGGTGGAGTGA